A genomic stretch from Bacterioplanes sanyensis includes:
- a CDS encoding GNAT family N-acetyltransferase produces the protein MKFTPELTFAGGRVRPLADSDVEHLLALYQHPELPGQRPLDPASEQAQLQMQRMIELSVQMAATQRGMMWLLEVDGEVQGMVSAFDWQPSALRVTLRVDGLPSLQDQHRAVALTACMDFLASKYHLRNFAYQWISGQHESLKTLLQSLGFERTAVLRQAWRTGDNQFADIEQYHLLRSEAKPVPGRLGEQDNPGQNLEKSFHSPGESS, from the coding sequence ATGAAATTTACCCCTGAATTGACCTTCGCTGGCGGTCGGGTTCGGCCGCTGGCTGACAGCGATGTAGAGCATTTGCTGGCCCTGTATCAACACCCCGAGTTGCCCGGTCAAAGACCGCTGGATCCCGCATCGGAGCAAGCGCAGCTACAAATGCAGCGCATGATCGAGCTGAGCGTGCAAATGGCCGCCACCCAGCGCGGCATGATGTGGCTGCTGGAAGTGGACGGCGAGGTGCAGGGCATGGTGAGCGCCTTTGACTGGCAGCCTTCAGCACTGAGAGTGACGTTGCGCGTCGACGGTTTGCCCAGCTTGCAAGACCAGCACCGAGCGGTGGCGCTGACCGCATGTATGGATTTTCTCGCCAGCAAATACCATTTGCGCAATTTTGCTTACCAATGGATATCAGGTCAGCACGAATCGCTGAAGACGCTGTTGCAGTCTCTTGGTTTTGAGCGCACGGCCGTGCTGCGCCAAGCATGGCGCACGGGCGACAACCAGTTTGCCGACATCGAGCAATATCATCTGCTGCGCTCAGAGGCCAAACCGGTGCCTGGCCGTTTGGGTGAGCAGGATAATCCTGGGCAAAATTTGGAAAAATCCTTCCACTCACCAGGAGAGTCATCATGA
- the rpsR gene encoding 30S ribosomal protein S18, which produces MARFFRRRKFCRFTAEGVSEIDYKDLDTLKGYITETGKIVPSRITGTRAKYQRQLSTAIKRARYIALLPYTDQHDN; this is translated from the coding sequence ATGGCACGTTTTTTCCGTCGTCGTAAGTTCTGCCGTTTCACCGCTGAAGGTGTATCTGAGATCGATTACAAAGATCTGGACACGCTGAAAGGCTACATCACTGAAACTGGCAAAATCGTACCAAGCCGTATCACTGGTACCCGTGCTAAGTATCAGCGTCAGCTGTCTACTGCGATCAAGCGCGCGCGCTACATCGCTTTGCTGCCTTACACTGATCAGCACGACAATTAA
- a CDS encoding CPXCG motif-containing cysteine-rich protein: MEALHEHAIDCPYCGEPMTILVDPSEPQQEYIEDCQICCQPMVVSVQQDWQGDIEVSVRSENDA, translated from the coding sequence ATGGAAGCCTTACACGAACACGCCATTGACTGCCCCTATTGCGGCGAGCCGATGACCATTTTGGTCGATCCCTCCGAGCCACAGCAAGAGTACATCGAAGACTGCCAAATATGCTGTCAGCCGATGGTGGTCAGCGTGCAGCAGGACTGGCAGGGAGACATCGAGGTCAGCGTGCGCAGCGAGAACGACGCTTGA
- the rpsF gene encoding 30S ribosomal protein S6 has translation MRHYEIVFLVHPDQSEQVPAMVERYTNSIEASGGKIHRFEDWGRRHLAYPINDIHKAHYILMNVECSQEVLDELTTNFRYNDAVLRNMVIRRDEAVTELSPIKAAESREDRRREARSEERAAEPKAEEAADATEANAEESTADESAE, from the coding sequence ATGCGTCACTACGAAATCGTTTTTCTGGTTCACCCAGATCAAAGCGAACAAGTACCAGCCATGGTAGAGCGTTACACCAACAGCATCGAAGCATCTGGCGGTAAAATCCACCGTTTCGAAGACTGGGGTCGTCGTCACCTGGCATACCCAATCAACGACATCCATAAAGCACACTACATTCTGATGAACGTTGAATGTTCACAAGAAGTGCTGGACGAGCTGACTACTAACTTCCGTTACAACGATGCTGTTCTGCGTAACATGGTTATCCGTCGCGACGAAGCCGTGACTGAGCTGTCTCCAATCAAAGCGGCTGAAAGCCGTGAAGATCGTCGCCGCGAAGCTCGCAGCGAAGAGCGTGCAGCTGAGCCAAAAGCTGAAGAAGCCGCGGACGCCACTGAAGCGAACGCAGAAGAATCTACTGCTGACGAAAGCGCAGAGTAA
- the rplI gene encoding 50S ribosomal protein L9 produces the protein MQIILLEKIAKLGELGEQVTVKPGYARNFLFPQGKAVPATKTNVAEFEARRAELEKAAADKLAGAESRKEKIEEIELSVAVKAGDEGKLFGSLGNRDIAELATEAGVELAKAEVRLPEGPIRNVGEYDIAIHLHAEVEATLKLHVVSE, from the coding sequence ATGCAAATTATTCTGCTGGAAAAAATCGCCAAGCTGGGCGAACTGGGTGAGCAAGTAACCGTTAAGCCAGGTTACGCGCGTAACTTCCTGTTCCCACAAGGCAAAGCGGTACCTGCCACCAAAACTAACGTTGCTGAGTTTGAAGCACGTCGCGCTGAGCTTGAAAAAGCTGCGGCTGACAAGCTGGCTGGTGCTGAGTCTCGTAAAGAGAAAATCGAAGAAATCGAACTGTCTGTTGCCGTTAAAGCGGGCGACGAAGGCAAGCTGTTCGGTTCTCTGGGCAACCGTGACATCGCTGAGCTGGCGACTGAAGCGGGCGTTGAGCTGGCAAAAGCAGAAGTACGTCTGCCAGAAGGTCCTATTCGCAACGTTGGCGAATACGACATCGCTATCCACCTGCACGCAGAAGTGGAAGCCACTCTGAAACTGCACGTCGTTTCTGAGTAA
- the dnaB gene encoding replicative DNA helicase — translation MSDEHETSLRTPPHSVEAEQSVLGALMLDERAWEDVSESLEDNDFYRHDHRLIFRAITHLVSQEQPLDVVTVAEELEERSQLEKIGGAAYLSQLVDMTPAIDNCAAYATIVRERAQQRRLIEAASDMMQRAYEPDGDDSLTLLSDAEKAIAQIAEGNRKDGGPQVVGPILKNTLDQLDQMFNQPDGLTGLTTGFTDIDSRTSGLQKADLVIVAARPSMGKTTYSMNLVENALLATKRPCLVFSMEMPSESIVMRMLSSLGRIDQTRVRSGKLIEEDWPKLSAAVNMLKDLPLYIDDTPALTPQEMRARARKVYRENNNDLGMIMVDYLQLMRVSGPSEGRTQEISEISRTLKAIAKEFNCPMVALSQLNRSLEQRPNKRPVMSDLRESGAIEQDADIIQFIYRDEVYNEDSPDKGVAEIITGKHRNGPIGSDRLAFIGKYTRFENLAHGYDGGDDDY, via the coding sequence ATGAGCGACGAGCACGAAACCTCCTTGCGAACCCCGCCGCATTCGGTTGAAGCCGAACAGTCGGTATTAGGGGCCCTAATGCTGGACGAACGCGCCTGGGAAGATGTGTCGGAAAGCCTCGAAGACAACGACTTTTATCGCCATGACCATCGGCTGATTTTCCGCGCCATCACCCATTTGGTGTCGCAAGAGCAGCCTCTCGATGTGGTCACCGTGGCAGAAGAGCTGGAAGAGCGCTCGCAACTGGAAAAAATTGGCGGCGCCGCCTACCTGAGCCAGCTGGTCGATATGACCCCTGCGATCGATAACTGTGCGGCTTACGCCACCATTGTGCGCGAACGAGCGCAGCAACGACGGTTGATCGAAGCCGCCAGCGATATGATGCAGCGCGCCTACGAGCCAGACGGCGACGACTCGCTGACCTTACTGTCGGATGCGGAAAAAGCCATCGCCCAAATCGCCGAAGGCAACCGCAAAGACGGCGGCCCGCAAGTGGTCGGGCCGATTCTGAAAAACACCCTCGATCAGCTCGATCAGATGTTTAATCAGCCCGATGGCCTGACCGGTTTAACCACCGGCTTTACCGACATTGATTCACGTACCTCGGGGTTACAAAAAGCCGATTTGGTGATTGTTGCGGCGCGTCCGTCGATGGGAAAAACCACCTACTCGATGAACCTGGTGGAAAACGCCTTGCTGGCCACCAAACGTCCGTGTTTGGTGTTCAGTATGGAGATGCCATCGGAATCCATCGTTATGCGGATGCTGTCGTCGTTAGGCCGTATCGACCAAACCCGTGTGCGCAGTGGCAAGCTGATCGAAGAGGACTGGCCCAAGCTGTCAGCCGCGGTCAATATGCTCAAAGATTTACCCCTCTACATCGACGACACCCCGGCGCTGACGCCACAAGAAATGCGTGCCCGCGCGCGTAAGGTGTATCGCGAAAACAACAACGACTTGGGCATGATCATGGTCGACTACCTGCAGCTGATGCGGGTGTCGGGACCATCGGAAGGGCGTACCCAGGAAATTTCTGAAATCTCTCGGACGTTAAAAGCCATTGCCAAAGAGTTTAACTGCCCGATGGTGGCGCTGTCGCAGTTGAACCGATCGCTGGAACAACGACCTAACAAGCGTCCAGTAATGTCGGATCTGCGTGAATCGGGCGCCATCGAGCAGGACGCCGATATCATCCAGTTTATTTACCGCGATGAGGTGTATAACGAGGACTCGCCGGATAAAGGCGTGGCAGAAATCATCACAGGTAAGCACCGTAATGGTCCGATTGGTAGCGACCGTCTGGCCTTTATTGGTAAATACACCCGCTTTGAAAATCTCGCCCACGGTTACGACGGTGGCGACGACGATTATTAA
- a CDS encoding GNAT family N-acetyltransferase, which produces MNWNFDAGEFQLRLPVTEQDGDAVYELLKVAERRAHLPQLGMDVSAQALDDLRRWALRFQSREAACWLIEQQGQLRGRIGLQHINWMTRSARLWWELDEQMTLAEMQPVLAAVLNFVQQELNLHRVELRLSRGNQQHGQLAQGLGFVHEGYLPAQLEFEGNSIDLDIYSWLAS; this is translated from the coding sequence ATGAATTGGAATTTTGACGCCGGTGAGTTTCAGTTACGTTTGCCGGTGACTGAGCAAGATGGCGATGCCGTCTATGAGTTGCTCAAGGTCGCTGAAAGGCGAGCGCACTTGCCGCAATTAGGCATGGACGTCAGCGCGCAGGCGCTGGATGATTTGCGCCGCTGGGCGCTGCGTTTTCAATCGCGTGAAGCGGCTTGCTGGTTGATCGAACAGCAAGGCCAGCTACGCGGCCGCATTGGTTTGCAGCACATCAACTGGATGACACGCTCAGCGCGGTTGTGGTGGGAGCTGGATGAGCAAATGACACTGGCGGAGATGCAACCTGTGCTGGCGGCGGTGCTGAATTTTGTTCAGCAGGAGCTGAACTTGCACCGAGTGGAACTGAGACTGAGCCGTGGCAATCAGCAACATGGCCAGCTGGCGCAAGGCTTGGGTTTTGTGCACGAAGGCTATTTGCCGGCGCAGTTGGAGTTTGAGGGCAACAGCATCGATCTGGATATCTACAGCTGGTTGGCCAGTTAA